The nucleotide window GCTTTGGGATTATCAGGAGGATTTATTGCACAGTCAATGAATATGATAGCACAAATGCTAGGAGGTTCTATATACGGATTGGTTTTTGTACCTGTAATACTTGTGGTAGGACATTTGTTTAATCTGTTCCTCGCATTCTTAGGAGCTTATGTGCATACTTCAAGACTTATATACGTGGAATTTTTCGGTAAATTTTACGAAGGCGGAGGTAAAGCTTTTAAAAATTTCAGAACAGAAAGTAAATATATAAATTTGGAAGATTAGTAAAATTAATAATTTTTGTTAAAAAATAAAATAAAAATAAATTTTAGGAGGAAAAAATGAATTCATCAACATTACTTGTAAATTTATCAACATTGTTCGGAGAACAGAGCGGACTTATTTTTGCAGCTTTAGGAGCAGCAATAGCAGTATTTTTATCAGGTGTAGGATCTGCAAAAGGAGTAGGAATAGTCGGAGAAGTAGCAGCGGGACTTATGGCTGAAGAGCCTGAAAAATTCGGGAAATCATTAGTATTGCAATTATTGCCGGGAACACAAGGATTATACGGATTTGTTATTGGACTTATGGTATTGGGAAGA belongs to Pseudoleptotrichia goodfellowii and includes:
- a CDS encoding V-type ATP synthase subunit K, yielding MNSSTLLVNLSTLFGEQSGLIFAALGAAIAVFLSGVGSAKGVGIVGEVAAGLMAEEPEKFGKSLVLQLLPGTQGLYGFVIGLMVLGRLKPDMGIGEGLYIFMACLPIAVAGYGSAIAQGRVAASGISLLAKNEEQSTKGIIYAVMVETYALLAFVVSIMLLSGVSFK